ATGGGGGAAGCTTGACCCTCAGCGGTTCCGGAGGAGATGGAGCCCCAACGCGAAGTACTGGCGGGCACCCTCCCCCGCCTCCTCCAGGTCCAGGTACTCGTCCTGGGTGTGGGCCACCCGGATGGAGCCGGGCCCCGTCATGGCCACGAAGCGGTCCCGGGCGAGTCCGCGGAGGGTGTGGGCATCGGAGGCGAAGGGCACCGGGGCGAAGGGGAAGCCCTCGATCTGGGGGAAGATCTCCGGGGCGCGCTCAAAGAGGACCTCCACCACTCCGCACGCGGGGGTCAGGCGGATCACATCCTTGGAGAAGGTGGTGCCCGGCACCGTGCGGGCGAAGACCTTGGCCTCGGCCTCGTCGGGAACCACGTTGATGGCGCGGCCCGCCTGGAGGGTGCCCAGATTCCAGACCTCGGGCCCCAGGAGGGGATCCCGGCGCTCGGGCAGGTCCCGGAGGGCCCTGATCCAGTCCAGCATGGGGAAGGCGGCGTTGATGCCCTCTTCCGGCGTGCCGCTGTGGGCCGCCTTGCCCTGGCAGCGCAGGTTCAGGTGGGCCGAACCCCGCTGGCCCGTGGCCAGGATGCCCTGGGTGGGCTCGCCATTGATGACCGCCGCCAAGCGGGGCATGCGGCTGGCCAGTTCCAGGGCGATGCGTGCCCCCAGGCTGTCGGTCTCCTCACCCACCACCCCCAGGAAGGCGATGTCCCGGTACCCTGCGGCCAGGAGCCCCCGGATGGCTTCGCTCATGGCCACCAGGATGCCCTTGGCGTCGCAGGTGCCGCGCCCATGCAGCCTGTTGCCGCTGCGGTGGGGCGGGATGAAGGGGGGAACGGTGTCGAAGTGGGTGCTGAAGAGCAGCTTGGGCTCCCCCCATGTGGCCAGGAGGTTCCTGCGCCCGCCCTCTACAGGCTGCCAGTGGAGCTCGGCCCCCAGCTCGGTGAAGAGCTCCGTGAGCAGAGGCATCAGGCGGGCCTCCTGCCCAGTGGTGGTCTCCACCGCGCAGAGGCGCAGGGTCCAGTCGGCCATGCGCTCGATATCAGGCTGGAAAACGACCGCGTCCATCACCCCTCCTCGGGCCAGATTCCTTCGTAGACATAGGTGACGGGCCCGGCCAGGAGGATGCGACCCTCCACGAAACGGATCCGCAATTCGCCCCCGGGCATCTCCAGGGTCACATCATCGTCCACCAGGCCCAGACGCCGGCAGACCGAGGCCACGGCGCTGGAACTGGTACCAGAGGCCAGGGTGTAGCCCGCCCCCCGCTCCCAGATCTCCAGGCGGA
The sequence above is drawn from the uncultured Holophaga sp. genome and encodes:
- a CDS encoding M20/M25/M40 family metallo-hydrolase; translated protein: MDAVVFQPDIERMADWTLRLCAVETTTGQEARLMPLLTELFTELGAELHWQPVEGGRRNLLATWGEPKLLFSTHFDTVPPFIPPHRSGNRLHGRGTCDAKGILVAMSEAIRGLLAAGYRDIAFLGVVGEETDSLGARIALELASRMPRLAAVINGEPTQGILATGQRGSAHLNLRCQGKAAHSGTPEEGINAAFPMLDWIRALRDLPERRDPLLGPEVWNLGTLQAGRAINVVPDEAEAKVFARTVPGTTFSKDVIRLTPACGVVEVLFERAPEIFPQIEGFPFAPVPFASDAHTLRGLARDRFVAMTGPGSIRVAHTQDEYLDLEEAGEGARQYFALGLHLLRNR